One Pectobacterium polaris DNA window includes the following coding sequences:
- a CDS encoding DUF1615 domain-containing protein, whose amino-acid sequence MSRSSIPLFRPLCALALLVLAGCASKTATTPESRPADVRAQLLKLLPDNVKDRQGWATDIATAFTTQGLDPSHENLCSVLAVTEQESTFNADPQVPNLSKIAWQEIDRRAEQVHVPAFLVRTALLIKSPNGKSYSERLDKVRTEKELSAIFDDFIDMVPMGQTLFGRLNPVHTGGPMQVSIAFAEANAKGYPYTVDGTIRQAVFSRRGGMYFGIKHLLGYPANYPQSIYRFADFNAGWYASRNAAFQRAVSRLTGIKLALDGDLINYGSDKASATEQAVRALGKRLEMSDSAIRRALEKGNSLDFEDTNLYERVFALADKSGTKAPRAILPGITLESPKITRKLTTAWFANRVDERRQRCLARAK is encoded by the coding sequence ATGTCCCGTTCTTCCATTCCCTTGTTTCGTCCCCTGTGCGCCTTGGCTCTGCTGGTGCTCGCGGGCTGTGCCAGCAAGACTGCGACGACGCCGGAATCGCGGCCTGCGGATGTTCGTGCTCAGCTACTCAAGCTGTTACCAGACAACGTGAAAGATCGTCAGGGCTGGGCGACCGATATCGCCACAGCGTTCACCACGCAGGGACTCGATCCCAGTCATGAAAACCTGTGTTCGGTACTGGCCGTCACCGAGCAGGAATCGACGTTTAATGCCGATCCGCAGGTGCCGAATTTGTCGAAAATCGCCTGGCAGGAGATCGACCGCCGCGCGGAGCAGGTTCATGTTCCGGCATTTCTGGTGCGTACCGCACTGCTCATCAAATCCCCTAACGGAAAAAGCTACAGCGAGCGGCTTGATAAGGTACGCACAGAAAAAGAGCTTAGCGCGATCTTTGATGATTTTATCGACATGGTGCCGATGGGGCAGACGCTGTTCGGTCGGCTGAATCCGGTGCATACCGGCGGGCCGATGCAGGTGAGCATCGCGTTTGCGGAAGCTAACGCGAAGGGCTATCCGTATACCGTGGACGGCACGATTCGTCAGGCGGTGTTTAGCCGTCGTGGTGGGATGTACTTTGGCATCAAACACCTGCTGGGCTATCCGGCGAATTATCCGCAGTCTATATACCGATTCGCGGATTTTAATGCAGGGTGGTATGCCAGCCGAAATGCAGCGTTCCAGCGTGCCGTGAGCCGTCTGACAGGGATCAAGCTGGCGCTGGACGGTGATTTAATCAACTACGGTTCGGATAAAGCCAGCGCTACGGAACAGGCTGTTCGCGCATTGGGGAAACGGTTGGAGATGAGTGACAGCGCCATTCGTCGTGCGTTGGAGAAAGGCAATAGCCTCGATTTTGAAGACACCAACCTGTATGAGCGTGTCTTTGCGCTGGCGGATAAATCGGGTACGAAGGCGCCACGCGCCATCCTGCCGGGCATCACGCTGGAAAGTCCGAAAATCACCCGTAAACTCACCACGGCGTGGTTTGCCAATCGGGTCGACGAGCGTCGGCAGCGGTGTTTGGCAAGGGCTAAATAG
- the rhaM gene encoding L-rhamnose mutarotase, which produces MLRKAFVMSVFPGSHDEYQRRHNPIWPELAEVLKNHGAHHYSIFLDKQRNLLFGYVEVESEARWEAIAQTDVCQRWWKHMSDVMPANPDNSPVSDALEPVFYLD; this is translated from the coding sequence ATGTTGCGTAAGGCTTTTGTGATGTCAGTTTTTCCTGGCAGTCACGATGAATATCAGCGTCGCCACAATCCTATCTGGCCGGAACTGGCCGAGGTACTCAAGAACCACGGGGCGCACCACTACAGCATTTTTCTGGATAAGCAGCGCAATCTGCTGTTCGGCTATGTCGAGGTCGAATCCGAAGCACGCTGGGAAGCGATTGCACAAACGGATGTCTGTCAGCGCTGGTGGAAACACATGAGCGACGTCATGCCCGCCAATCCAGATAACAGCCCGGTTAGCGATGCACTGGAACCGGTGTTCTATCTGGACTAA
- the mgtA gene encoding magnesium-translocating P-type ATPase, whose amino-acid sequence MTDMITQTGYRRARKTPTATFAIAREAQNSLDQTLANLNTHLHGLSHDDVIERQQTYGENRVAHEKAPHALVQLAAAFNNPFIYVLMALAAISFFTDYWLPLRHNEETSLTGVLIILVMVSLSGLLRFWQEFRTNKAAEALKSMVRTTATVLRRPHTSATAVMQEIPLQQLVPGDILTLSAGDMVPADVRLVESRDLFVSQAVLTGESLPIEKYDVFSDISAKGCQPASCGGESDLLALSNICLMGTNISSGTATAIVVATGSHTYFGALAKSIVGTRSQTAFDRGVNSVSWLLIRFMIVMVPVVLLINGFTKGDWMEASLFALAVAVGLTPEMLPMIVSSNLAKGAIAMARRKVVVKRLNAIQNFGAMDVLCTDKTGTLTQDRIILEHHLNTQGQVDANVLQLAWLNSAHQSGMKNLMDQAIMHFGRHNPAIAALGRYRKIDELPFDFIRRRLSIIVADEHNQQRLICKGAVEEMLAVATHVSENGQRYELGDERRSTLKALAESYNQQGFRVLMIGTRELSPVGSTLPLSAADERDLTICGLLTFLDPPKESASAAIRALHENGVTVKVLTGDNAIITSKICRDVGLEPGEVLEGNAIDALSDEQLGVLVEQRTIFARLTPLQKSRVLKALQGNSHTVGFLGDGINDAPALRDADIGISVDTGTDIAKESADIILLEKNLMVLEEGIIKGRETFGNIIKYLNMTASSNFGNVFSVLVASAFIPFLPMLAIHLLIQNLMYDISQLSLPWDKMDKEFLRKPRKWDAKNIGRFMLCIGPTSSIFDITTYALMWFVFAANSVEHQALFQSGWFVEGLLSQTLVVHMLRTQKIPFIQSTAALPVMLMTGLVMALGIYLPFSPLGPLVGLQPLPWEYFPWLAATLIGYCTVAQLVKRAYIRRFGQWF is encoded by the coding sequence ATGACCGATATGATCACGCAAACGGGGTATCGCCGCGCCCGTAAGACACCCACGGCCACCTTTGCGATTGCCCGCGAGGCACAAAACAGCCTCGATCAAACACTGGCTAACCTGAATACCCATCTGCACGGCTTAAGCCATGATGACGTCATTGAGCGCCAGCAAACCTATGGCGAAAACCGCGTCGCCCATGAGAAAGCGCCGCACGCGCTGGTGCAATTGGCCGCCGCGTTTAATAACCCGTTTATTTACGTACTGATGGCGCTGGCCGCTATCAGTTTTTTCACCGACTACTGGCTACCGCTGCGCCATAACGAAGAGACATCGCTCACTGGCGTGCTCATCATTCTGGTGATGGTGAGCCTGAGCGGCCTGCTGCGCTTCTGGCAGGAGTTTCGGACCAATAAAGCCGCCGAAGCACTGAAATCGATGGTGCGGACAACGGCCACCGTGCTGCGCCGCCCTCACACCAGCGCCACCGCCGTCATGCAGGAAATTCCGCTTCAGCAGTTGGTTCCCGGCGATATTCTGACGCTCTCCGCTGGCGATATGGTGCCAGCGGATGTTCGACTGGTGGAATCTCGCGATCTGTTCGTCAGTCAAGCCGTCCTGACCGGTGAGTCGCTGCCGATCGAAAAATATGACGTATTCAGCGATATCAGCGCCAAAGGCTGTCAGCCCGCAAGCTGCGGCGGCGAAAGCGATCTACTGGCACTCTCCAACATTTGCCTGATGGGAACCAACATTTCCAGCGGCACGGCAACGGCCATCGTCGTGGCGACGGGTAGCCACACCTACTTTGGAGCGCTGGCAAAATCGATTGTCGGCACCCGTTCCCAAACCGCCTTCGATCGCGGCGTGAACAGCGTAAGCTGGCTGCTGATCCGCTTTATGATTGTAATGGTGCCTGTCGTACTGCTGATTAACGGCTTCACCAAAGGCGACTGGATGGAGGCTAGCCTGTTTGCACTGGCGGTCGCCGTCGGCCTGACGCCGGAAATGCTGCCGATGATTGTCTCTTCCAATCTGGCAAAAGGCGCGATTGCCATGGCGCGGCGTAAAGTGGTGGTCAAACGCCTGAACGCGATTCAGAACTTTGGAGCGATGGACGTCCTGTGCACCGACAAAACTGGCACGCTAACGCAGGATCGCATCATCCTTGAACATCACCTGAATACGCAGGGTCAGGTCGATGCGAACGTACTCCAGCTCGCCTGGCTCAACAGCGCGCACCAGAGCGGCATGAAAAACCTGATGGATCAGGCCATCATGCATTTTGGTCGTCATAATCCTGCCATCGCCGCACTGGGTCGCTATCGCAAAATCGATGAGCTGCCGTTTGATTTTATTCGCCGTCGTCTATCCATCATCGTTGCCGATGAACACAACCAGCAACGCCTGATTTGCAAAGGCGCGGTAGAAGAAATGCTGGCGGTCGCCACGCACGTGAGTGAAAACGGGCAGCGGTATGAACTGGGCGACGAGCGCCGCAGCACGCTAAAAGCGCTGGCGGAAAGCTACAACCAGCAAGGGTTCCGCGTGCTGATGATCGGCACCCGTGAACTGAGTCCGGTGGGCAGCACGCTGCCGCTGAGCGCCGCGGATGAACGTGACCTGACAATTTGCGGTCTGCTGACGTTCCTCGATCCACCAAAGGAAAGTGCTTCTGCTGCCATTCGCGCCCTGCATGAAAATGGCGTGACGGTTAAAGTCCTGACGGGCGATAACGCGATTATTACCAGCAAGATCTGCCGCGATGTCGGGCTGGAACCGGGCGAGGTGCTGGAAGGCAACGCTATCGATGCGCTCAGCGATGAACAACTCGGCGTTCTGGTAGAACAGCGCACCATTTTTGCCCGACTGACGCCGCTACAAAAATCCCGCGTGCTGAAAGCGCTGCAAGGCAATAGTCATACGGTCGGTTTTTTGGGCGACGGTATCAACGATGCCCCCGCCCTGCGCGATGCCGATATCGGGATTTCTGTCGATACGGGTACAGATATTGCCAAAGAATCAGCCGATATCATTCTGCTGGAAAAGAACCTGATGGTGCTGGAAGAAGGGATCATCAAAGGGCGCGAGACGTTCGGTAATATCATCAAATACCTGAACATGACCGCCAGTTCCAACTTCGGTAACGTGTTTTCCGTGCTGGTCGCCAGCGCCTTTATTCCGTTCCTGCCGATGCTGGCGATCCACCTGCTGATTCAGAACCTGATGTACGACATCTCTCAGCTGTCGTTGCCGTGGGACAAAATGGATAAGGAGTTCCTGCGTAAACCGCGTAAATGGGATGCCAAAAATATCGGTCGCTTCATGCTGTGTATCGGGCCGACGTCATCGATTTTTGACATCACCACCTACGCACTGATGTGGTTTGTGTTTGCCGCCAACAGCGTAGAGCATCAGGCCCTGTTTCAGTCAGGCTGGTTCGTTGAGGGGTTGCTGTCACAAACGCTGGTAGTGCACATGCTGCGTACCCAGAAGATCCCGTTCATTCAGAGTACAGCGGCACTGCCGGTGATGCTGATGACCGGTCTGGTGATGGCGCTGGGTATCTATCTGCCGTTCTCCCCGCTGGGGCCGCTGGTCGGTTTGCAGCCGCTGCCGTGGGAATATTTCCCGTGGCTGGCCGCCACGCTGATTGGCTACTGCACCGTCGCTCAACTGGTCAAACGCGCCTATATTCGCCGCTTCGGCCAATGGTTCTGA
- a CDS encoding carbonic anhydrase, translating into MTTLKPLLAKNRSWATLRRQRHPHYFRKHTQGQTPHSLWIGCSDSRVPAEVLTGSAPGELFVHRNIANMVVADDDNFMSVLQYALEYLHVSRIVLCGHYGCGGVQAAVNLPEMGLAQEDSALSRRITDLRQALSPHIAASQDSDADESTRQNQLVEANVLAQFAHLIACEPVQKAWRNGVELDVFGCVYDLHSGHLKELIHRHAQKQEASP; encoded by the coding sequence TTGACGACATTAAAACCCCTATTAGCCAAAAACCGCAGTTGGGCTACGTTGCGTCGCCAACGCCATCCCCACTATTTCAGAAAGCACACGCAGGGCCAGACGCCCCACTCACTCTGGATCGGCTGTTCAGACAGTCGTGTCCCTGCCGAAGTGCTGACGGGTTCCGCTCCCGGCGAGCTTTTTGTTCACCGCAACATCGCGAATATGGTGGTGGCAGACGACGATAATTTCATGAGCGTGCTGCAATATGCCCTCGAATACCTGCATGTTTCCCGCATCGTACTCTGCGGCCACTATGGCTGTGGCGGTGTTCAGGCGGCGGTGAACCTGCCCGAAATGGGACTCGCTCAGGAAGATTCCGCCCTTTCCCGCCGCATCACGGATCTTCGTCAGGCGCTTTCGCCGCATATTGCCGCCTCGCAAGATAGCGATGCCGATGAAAGCACGCGACAGAATCAACTGGTGGAAGCCAACGTGCTGGCACAGTTCGCCCACCTGATCGCCTGTGAACCGGTGCAAAAAGCCTGGCGAAATGGCGTCGAGCTTGATGTTTTCGGCTGTGTCTACGACCTGCATAGCGGTCACCTGAAAGAACTCATCCACCGTCACGCCCAGAAACAGGAGGCATCCCCATGA
- a CDS encoding SulP family inorganic anion transporter, translated as MNLSTLRHDIPAGLVVFLVALPLSLGIAQASGLPPFVGLLTGVVGGIVVTLFSPSRYAVSGPAAGLVTIVSGSIASLGSFSALLLAIMLAGVLQCIMGLLRAGRFITLIPGTVIKGMLSAIGILLIIQQIPLAFGSNGEDDLKSLFDASEPGFSASALTVCLVGLAILWLWTTKPVQKISAFSWLPGPLVAVLFGGLFTVYGERLSTEMVDNLPRIVLPEFGSLEQLMGEMTRPDWQAWKNPAVYVVAVTLALVASLETLLSQEALKKIRPQHPAPSPDKEMRAQGIGNMLSGFLGGLPITAVIVRSSVNVNAGARTKFSILLHGVLLLLCGLFMTDLLNVIPLASLAAVLLYTGYKLASPQQFLLLWRQGLQQFVPFAATVVGIIVFGMLAGIGIGIVTQLAFSIYKSHRNAMQLTRYGDHFVLSFQQNLTFVHNPRLQGLLNKIPANSVVIVEHDNADYIDPDVRTMLEDFRENAQERGIKLSQWPV; from the coding sequence ATGAATCTGAGCACACTCCGACATGATATCCCCGCGGGGCTCGTCGTCTTCCTTGTTGCCCTGCCACTGAGCCTCGGTATCGCGCAGGCCAGTGGTCTTCCTCCTTTTGTCGGTCTGCTGACCGGCGTCGTCGGCGGTATCGTCGTCACCCTGTTCAGTCCATCTCGCTACGCCGTCAGCGGCCCTGCCGCTGGTCTGGTTACTATCGTCTCCGGCTCTATCGCCAGCCTGGGATCGTTTTCGGCATTGCTATTGGCGATCATGCTCGCAGGCGTGCTGCAATGCATTATGGGCCTGCTGCGCGCTGGGCGTTTTATTACGCTTATCCCCGGCACCGTGATTAAAGGCATGCTGTCTGCTATCGGCATCCTGCTGATTATTCAGCAAATCCCGCTCGCCTTCGGCTCGAACGGTGAGGACGACCTGAAATCGCTCTTCGACGCCTCCGAACCTGGATTCTCCGCCAGCGCGCTGACTGTCTGTCTGGTCGGGCTGGCGATTCTTTGGCTCTGGACCACCAAGCCCGTGCAGAAAATCAGCGCCTTTAGCTGGCTTCCCGGCCCGCTGGTCGCCGTGCTCTTTGGTGGACTCTTTACCGTCTACGGCGAGCGCCTGTCTACCGAGATGGTCGACAACCTGCCGCGTATTGTCCTGCCGGAATTTGGCAGTCTGGAACAACTGATGGGGGAGATGACACGTCCTGACTGGCAGGCGTGGAAGAACCCAGCGGTTTATGTCGTCGCGGTGACCTTAGCGCTGGTGGCTAGCCTGGAAACGTTGTTAAGTCAGGAAGCGCTGAAGAAAATTCGCCCGCAGCACCCTGCGCCTTCGCCGGATAAAGAGATGCGTGCGCAAGGTATCGGGAACATGCTCAGCGGTTTTCTGGGCGGATTGCCAATCACTGCCGTGATCGTGCGCAGCTCCGTGAACGTCAACGCTGGCGCGCGGACCAAATTTTCCATCCTGCTGCACGGCGTGCTGCTGCTCCTGTGCGGCCTGTTCATGACCGACTTGCTCAACGTCATCCCGCTTGCCAGTCTGGCAGCCGTGTTGCTGTATACCGGCTATAAGCTGGCTTCTCCGCAACAGTTCCTGCTGCTGTGGCGTCAGGGTTTACAACAGTTCGTACCTTTCGCCGCGACCGTTGTCGGGATCATCGTGTTTGGGATGCTGGCAGGCATCGGGATTGGCATCGTGACCCAGTTGGCCTTCAGCATTTACAAAAGCCACCGCAACGCAATGCAGCTCACACGCTACGGCGATCACTTTGTCCTGAGCTTTCAGCAGAACCTGACGTTTGTGCACAACCCGCGCCTGCAAGGCTTGCTCAACAAGATCCCCGCCAACAGCGTCGTGATTGTCGAACACGACAATGCCGACTACATCGACCCTGATGTCCGCACGATGCTGGAAGATTTCCGCGAGAATGCGCAAGAACGCGGCATCAAACTCAGCCAGTGGCCGGTTTGA
- the rhaD gene encoding rhamnulose-1-phosphate aldolase: MQAILSSWFVQGMIKATSDMWLKGWDERNGGNVSLRLTAEDVTPYESDFYPQPRHEALSQPMPALADCWFIVTGSGKFFRNVQLDPADSLVVLQVDSDGKGYRIFWGLTNGGLPTSELASHFQSHIVRMGVTHGRDRVIMHCHATNLIALSYVLELDTAKFTRELWEGSTECLVVFPDGVGIVPWMVPGTDAIGDATSEQMKRHSLVLWPFHGIFGTGPTLDEAFGLIDTAEKSAEVMVKVISMGGKKQTISTEELIALGKRFGVTPMEAALRV, translated from the coding sequence ATGCAAGCAATTCTCTCTTCCTGGTTTGTACAGGGAATGATTAAAGCCACCAGCGACATGTGGCTCAAAGGCTGGGACGAACGTAACGGCGGTAACGTCAGCCTGCGCCTGACGGCTGAGGATGTGACGCCTTATGAAAGCGATTTCTATCCACAGCCGCGCCATGAAGCACTTTCACAACCAATGCCTGCGCTGGCAGACTGCTGGTTTATCGTCACCGGCTCCGGCAAATTTTTTCGCAACGTGCAGTTGGATCCAGCTGATTCACTGGTGGTGTTGCAGGTCGATAGCGACGGTAAAGGCTATCGCATTTTCTGGGGGCTCACCAACGGCGGCCTGCCGACTTCTGAACTGGCTTCGCATTTCCAGTCGCACATTGTCCGTATGGGCGTCACTCACGGGCGCGACCGCGTCATCATGCACTGCCACGCGACCAACCTGATCGCCTTGAGCTATGTGCTGGAGCTGGATACCGCTAAATTCACCCGTGAACTGTGGGAAGGCAGCACGGAGTGTCTGGTCGTCTTCCCGGACGGCGTGGGGATTGTGCCGTGGATGGTGCCGGGCACCGATGCCATTGGCGATGCCACCTCCGAACAAATGAAGCGCCATTCGCTGGTACTATGGCCATTCCACGGCATCTTCGGCACCGGCCCGACGCTGGATGAAGCCTTCGGCCTGATCGATACCGCAGAGAAATCCGCCGAAGTGATGGTGAAAGTGATATCAATGGGCGGTAAGAAACAAACGATCTCGACCGAAGAGCTGATCGCATTGGGTAAACGTTTCGGCGTCACGCCAATGGAAGCCGCGCTGCGCGTGTAG
- a CDS encoding methyl-accepting chemotaxis protein — MKFSQLTVFSKLLLGFSVLIAMMLLLGVVSLLQLSVNNSRIDELSSSSLPGVRYSLEMRGSLSETRLQQIQYIDSKTPEEREGHRKELLQNADAFLTAFKNYQAIANSEDKKALIKVIGENFSGFNSVNSTLVDTVNRGDLAEASKISGASSSKYRSQLMKDLAKLVDMELATAKNIVVSADSTYRTSQYYVWGLLLLALLATAIIATVISRNISRQLGGDPHYAQEIMTEIASGNLTAQIQLRQGDNSSLLASIHYMNQQLMSIVHTIMSGSESISLASNEIAQGNSDLSQRTEEQAASLIQASANMQQLTHTVRQNADNAKEASQLAQQTSETASQGGLIVDDMLKRMHEISDSSQKIVDIIAVIEGIAFQTNILALNAAVEAARAGSEGKGFAVVAGEVRTLAQKSANAAKEIKTLIEGTVEKITDGSARADKASQAMSEIVQSVKKVTDIVAEISQASNEQHIGIKEISLAVEQMDRVTQQNAALVEESATAAHAMTEQGAQLRDAVRFFKVNQDHTLRIH; from the coding sequence ATGAAATTTTCTCAGCTCACAGTGTTCTCCAAATTATTGCTCGGTTTTTCGGTCCTGATAGCGATGATGTTGTTATTAGGTGTGGTTTCACTACTCCAACTTAGCGTTAATAATAGTCGCATTGATGAATTAAGCAGCAGCAGCCTACCCGGCGTGCGATATAGCCTGGAAATGCGCGGCTCGTTGTCTGAAACGCGTTTGCAGCAAATACAATATATCGATTCCAAAACCCCAGAAGAGCGCGAAGGCCATCGCAAAGAATTACTGCAAAACGCCGATGCCTTCCTTACCGCGTTTAAGAACTACCAAGCCATTGCTAACAGCGAGGATAAAAAAGCGCTGATTAAGGTGATTGGCGAAAACTTCTCCGGCTTTAACTCAGTCAATTCCACGCTGGTTGATACCGTCAATCGGGGCGATCTGGCAGAAGCGAGTAAAATCAGCGGCGCAAGCTCTTCCAAGTATCGTAGTCAGCTGATGAAAGATCTGGCTAAGCTGGTGGATATGGAATTGGCGACGGCAAAAAATATCGTCGTCAGTGCCGATTCAACTTACCGGACCTCCCAGTACTATGTTTGGGGATTGCTGCTGCTCGCCCTGCTGGCAACCGCAATTATCGCGACCGTTATCTCACGTAATATTTCACGCCAGCTCGGCGGCGACCCACATTACGCCCAAGAAATCATGACTGAGATTGCCTCCGGTAATCTGACGGCGCAAATCCAGCTGCGCCAAGGGGACAACAGCAGCCTGCTGGCCTCAATCCACTACATGAACCAGCAGTTGATGAGCATCGTGCACACCATCATGAGCGGCAGTGAATCCATCTCGCTGGCGTCCAACGAGATTGCTCAGGGCAACAGCGACCTGTCGCAGCGTACTGAAGAGCAGGCGGCTTCGCTGATTCAGGCATCGGCTAATATGCAGCAGTTGACTCACACCGTGCGCCAGAATGCAGATAACGCCAAGGAAGCGAGCCAGTTGGCGCAGCAAACCTCGGAAACGGCCTCTCAGGGCGGGCTTATCGTAGACGACATGCTCAAGCGTATGCATGAGATCTCCGACAGTTCACAGAAGATCGTCGATATTATCGCCGTGATCGAAGGCATTGCCTTCCAGACCAATATCCTTGCACTGAACGCGGCGGTAGAAGCTGCCAGAGCAGGCAGCGAAGGGAAAGGCTTTGCCGTTGTAGCAGGCGAAGTCCGGACGCTGGCACAGAAGAGCGCCAACGCCGCCAAAGAGATCAAAACGCTGATCGAAGGCACCGTCGAGAAGATTACCGACGGCTCCGCGCGGGCAGACAAAGCCAGCCAGGCGATGTCGGAAATTGTGCAGTCGGTGAAAAAAGTCACGGATATCGTGGCGGAGATTTCTCAGGCCTCCAACGAGCAGCATATCGGTATCAAAGAAATCAGCCTGGCGGTAGAACAAATGGATCGGGTCACTCAGCAAAACGCCGCGCTGGTTGAAGAATCCGCCACGGCGGCACACGCCATGACGGAACAGGGTGCGCAGTTGCGTGATGCGGTTCGTTTCTTCAAAGTTAATCAGGACCACACGCTGAGAATTCATTAA
- a CDS encoding methyl-accepting chemotaxis protein, with the protein MKSLHHISIRSKFILALLPPILALLWFSFSGVMERRNTENEMIRMEKLITLARDAGEYAHQLQRERGLSAGYFGSQGKNFGPELTTQRQATDRAQQVLEQTAANLSRAELGDAVSEELGRITQKTQQLGEHRRSVDSISIPVAQAIGYYSDSVSNLLNIVGDMAHLVSDGGIAQRLAAYYNLLNVKEQAGLERAVLSNAFSANSFATGMFERLNQMVGRGDAYTTAYNMFANPELRRAFEQALSNPSAQSALQMRNKAITSPGGNFDIDATQWFNQQTAKIDELKKVEQLATNDLTAQVNTLAAKARQSWISYLAGALVSLLMALGLASMVMRSINEQLQQTLTTIREMGGDLTRRLRVPGTDELSQLNQAYNASLENIADMVVSIKRSSQTIGQASSEIANGNQDLAQRTEEQSASLVQTASSMEEITVTVKQTADFAGQARQLTTEVDDQAHRVGTITESASGAMERIQDASQRVNAVVSAIDAIAFQTNLLALNAAVEAARAGQHGRGFSVVAAEVRQLSQRSADEAGKIRALIADSIASVSEGTKLVNQSNRGINDIVTGTRKVRDLVNEIAVAADEQSLGIAQINEALSQLEMVTQQNATLVSQASVASQLLDEQAIEMESLVSRFKVEDNAPQQTLRQALLAR; encoded by the coding sequence ATGAAATCCCTTCATCACATCTCGATCCGTAGTAAGTTCATTCTTGCCCTTCTCCCGCCTATCCTCGCACTCCTCTGGTTCAGTTTTTCCGGCGTGATGGAACGCCGCAATACAGAAAATGAAATGATCCGTATGGAGAAACTCATCACGCTGGCGCGCGATGCAGGCGAGTACGCTCACCAGTTACAGCGTGAGCGCGGCTTGAGCGCGGGCTATTTTGGCAGTCAGGGGAAAAATTTTGGCCCAGAGCTCACCACGCAGCGGCAAGCCACCGATCGGGCACAGCAGGTGCTTGAGCAAACCGCCGCAAACCTGAGTCGCGCCGAACTTGGGGATGCCGTCAGCGAAGAACTCGGTCGCATCACGCAGAAAACACAACAGCTTGGGGAACATCGCCGCAGTGTCGATAGCATATCGATACCCGTCGCCCAAGCCATTGGCTACTATTCCGACTCGGTCAGCAATCTGCTGAATATCGTCGGGGATATGGCCCATCTGGTCAGCGATGGCGGTATCGCCCAGCGGCTGGCGGCCTATTACAACCTGCTGAACGTCAAAGAGCAGGCTGGGCTTGAACGCGCCGTGCTCTCCAACGCGTTCTCTGCCAACAGCTTTGCTACTGGTATGTTCGAACGTCTGAACCAGATGGTTGGCCGGGGAGATGCCTACACCACGGCCTATAACATGTTCGCCAATCCCGAGCTGCGCAGGGCTTTTGAACAGGCCCTCAGCAATCCTTCTGCACAGAGCGCACTTCAGATGCGTAATAAGGCCATTACCTCTCCTGGCGGCAATTTTGATATCGATGCTACCCAGTGGTTTAACCAACAAACGGCAAAAATCGATGAGTTGAAAAAGGTTGAACAGCTCGCCACCAACGACCTGACGGCACAGGTGAATACCTTAGCCGCCAAGGCACGCCAGTCATGGATTAGCTATCTGGCCGGTGCGCTGGTTTCTCTGCTCATGGCGCTCGGCCTTGCTTCCATGGTCATGCGCAGCATCAACGAACAGCTTCAACAAACACTGACGACCATTCGCGAGATGGGCGGGGATCTTACCCGTCGCCTGCGCGTGCCGGGAACCGACGAACTGTCGCAACTGAATCAGGCGTATAACGCCTCACTGGAAAATATCGCCGATATGGTGGTGAGTATTAAGCGCAGCTCGCAGACGATCGGACAAGCCAGCAGCGAGATCGCCAACGGCAATCAGGATCTGGCGCAGCGTACCGAAGAGCAATCCGCTTCGCTGGTGCAAACCGCCAGCAGCATGGAGGAGATTACCGTTACGGTAAAACAAACCGCTGACTTTGCCGGACAGGCACGCCAGTTGACGACAGAGGTAGACGATCAGGCTCACCGTGTCGGCACCATTACCGAATCGGCCAGCGGTGCGATGGAAAGAATTCAGGACGCCAGCCAGCGCGTGAACGCCGTAGTGTCCGCCATTGATGCCATTGCCTTTCAGACCAACCTGCTGGCGCTGAACGCGGCAGTTGAAGCCGCACGAGCAGGACAGCATGGCCGCGGGTTCTCTGTCGTCGCAGCAGAAGTGCGTCAGCTGTCGCAGCGCAGTGCAGACGAAGCGGGCAAAATCCGCGCGCTCATCGCCGACAGCATTGCCAGCGTCAGCGAAGGGACGAAGCTGGTGAACCAATCGAACCGGGGAATTAACGATATCGTCACTGGCACTCGTAAAGTGCGCGATTTGGTAAATGAAATCGCGGTCGCCGCCGATGAGCAATCGCTGGGCATCGCACAAATTAACGAAGCGCTCAGCCAGTTAGAAATGGTCACGCAGCAGAATGCGACGCTGGTTTCTCAGGCTTCCGTTGCCAGCCAGTTACTGGATGAACAGGCGATTGAAATGGAATCGCTGGTCAGCCGCTTCAAGGTTGAGGACAACGCACCGCAGCAGACTTTGCGGCAAGCGCTGTTAGCAAGGTAA